One Brachybacterium kimchii genomic window carries:
- the ald gene encoding alanine dehydrogenase has translation MIIGVPREIKNNEYRVGLTAAGVHELTHAGHEVLVEASAGLGAGVRDEDFAEAGARIVPDAADVWGGAEMVVKVKEPLPSEQALLRAGQILFTYLHLAADESLTRAVLDSGTTAIAYETVQRADRSLPLLAPMSAIAGRLATQVAAYHLIKPLGGSGVLMGGVPGTSEAKVLVIGGGVVGEQAAVMANGLHADVTVMDVNLARLQEIATVHSGAILTRYSTRLDLSEMIRQADVVIGSVLIPGRRAPKLVTDEMVSTMKPGSVLVDVAIDQGGCFEGSHATTHDAPTFRVHDTNFYCVANMPGSVPVTATAALTHATLPYVMRIAGSGWRDALRADAALAKGLNAHAGTLTNTGVGEAHGIDAVEPAVVLG, from the coding sequence ATGATCATCGGGGTCCCCCGCGAGATCAAGAACAACGAGTACCGGGTGGGGCTGACCGCCGCCGGCGTCCACGAGCTCACCCACGCCGGGCACGAGGTGCTCGTGGAGGCCTCCGCGGGCCTCGGCGCCGGCGTGCGCGACGAGGACTTCGCGGAGGCCGGCGCGAGGATCGTGCCCGACGCCGCCGACGTGTGGGGCGGGGCCGAGATGGTCGTGAAGGTCAAGGAGCCCCTGCCGAGCGAGCAGGCGCTGCTGCGCGCGGGGCAGATCCTGTTCACCTACCTCCACCTCGCCGCCGACGAGTCCCTCACCCGCGCGGTCCTCGACTCCGGGACCACGGCCATCGCCTACGAGACGGTGCAGAGGGCCGACCGCTCGCTGCCGCTGCTCGCGCCGATGAGCGCGATCGCCGGGCGGCTCGCGACCCAGGTCGCGGCCTACCACCTCATAAAGCCGCTGGGCGGTTCGGGGGTGCTGATGGGCGGCGTGCCCGGCACGAGCGAGGCGAAGGTCCTCGTGATCGGCGGCGGCGTCGTGGGCGAGCAGGCCGCGGTGATGGCGAACGGCCTCCATGCCGACGTCACCGTGATGGACGTGAACCTCGCGCGGCTCCAGGAGATCGCGACCGTCCACTCCGGCGCCATCCTCACCCGCTACTCCACGCGCCTGGACCTCTCCGAGATGATCCGGCAGGCCGACGTGGTGATCGGCTCCGTCCTGATCCCGGGCAGGCGCGCCCCCAAGCTCGTGACCGACGAGATGGTGAGCACGATGAAGCCCGGCTCGGTGCTCGTGGACGTCGCGATCGACCAGGGCGGCTGCTTCGAGGGCTCCCACGCCACCACGCACGACGCACCCACGTTCCGCGTGCACGACACGAACTTCTACTGCGTGGCGAACATGCCCGGCAGCGTTCCGGTCACGGCGACCGCGGCGCTCACGCACGCGACGCTCCCCTACGTGATGCGCATCGCCGGCTCCGGATGGCGCGACGCGCTGCGCGCGGACGCCGCGCTCGCCAAGGGGCTCAACGCCCACGCCGGGACGCTCACCAACACCGGGGTCGGCGAGGCCCACGGGATCGACGCGGTCGAGCCGGCCGTCGTGCTGGGCTGA
- the sufC gene encoding Fe-S cluster assembly ATPase SufC — translation MSILEIRDLHATVETPEGTKEILKGVDLTIRSGETHAIMGPNGSGKSTLAYSIAGHPKYEITSGTVTLDGEDVLAMSVDERARAGLFLAMQYPVEVPGVTVSNFLRTAKTAIDGEAPALRTWVKDVRGAMDNLKMDPVFAERNVNEGFSGGEKKRHEILQMELLKPSMAILDETDSGLDVDALRVVSEGVNRAKDTTDVGVMLITHYTRILNYIKPDFVHVFVNGQVAEQGGPELAERLEAEGYERFLTGAK, via the coding sequence ATGTCGATCCTCGAGATCCGCGATCTGCACGCCACCGTCGAGACCCCTGAGGGCACCAAGGAGATCCTCAAGGGCGTCGACCTCACCATCCGCAGCGGCGAGACCCACGCGATCATGGGCCCCAACGGCTCCGGCAAGTCCACGCTCGCCTACTCGATCGCCGGCCACCCCAAGTACGAGATCACCTCGGGCACCGTGACGCTCGACGGCGAGGACGTCCTCGCGATGAGCGTCGACGAGCGCGCCCGCGCCGGCCTGTTCCTGGCCATGCAGTACCCGGTCGAGGTCCCCGGCGTCACCGTCTCGAACTTCCTGCGCACCGCCAAGACCGCGATCGACGGCGAGGCCCCGGCCCTGCGCACCTGGGTCAAGGACGTGCGCGGCGCGATGGACAACCTGAAGATGGATCCCGTCTTCGCCGAGCGCAACGTCAACGAGGGCTTCTCCGGCGGCGAGAAGAAGCGCCACGAGATCCTCCAGATGGAGCTGCTGAAGCCGTCCATGGCGATCCTCGACGAGACCGACTCCGGCCTCGACGTCGACGCGCTGCGCGTGGTCTCCGAGGGCGTGAACCGCGCCAAGGACACCACCGACGTGGGCGTCATGCTGATCACCCACTACACGCGCATCCTCAACTACATCAAGCCCGACTTCGTGCACGTGTTCGTCAACGGCCAGGTCGCCGAGCAGGGCGGCCCCGAGCTCGCCGAGCGCCTCGAGGCCGAGGGCTACGAGCGCTTCCTCACGGGTGCCAAGTGA
- a CDS encoding metal-sulfur cluster assembly factor translates to MTEGEPSTFVSEEEVRESLKDVIDPELGINVVDLGLVYGITVDQGNAVVDMTLTSAACPLTDVLEEQTFAALDPICETHRINWVWMPPWGMEMITEDGREQLRAIGFNL, encoded by the coding sequence GTGACGGAGGGCGAGCCCTCGACCTTCGTGAGCGAGGAGGAGGTGCGCGAGTCCCTCAAGGACGTCATCGACCCCGAGCTCGGGATCAACGTCGTGGACCTCGGCCTCGTCTACGGCATCACCGTGGACCAGGGCAACGCCGTGGTCGACATGACGCTGACCTCCGCCGCGTGCCCGCTCACCGACGTGCTCGAGGAGCAGACGTTCGCGGCGCTCGACCCCATCTGCGAGACGCACCGCATCAACTGGGTGTGGATGCCGCCGTGGGGCATGGAGATGATCACCGAGGACGGTCGCGAGCAGCTGAGGGCCATCGGCTTCAACCTCTGA
- the carA gene encoding glutamine-hydrolyzing carbamoyl-phosphate synthase small subunit, whose amino-acid sequence MTTTAPDARVGRARRTPDPALLVLEDGTVLRGEAYGARGARLGEVVFATGMTGYQETLTDPSYAGQIVVQTAPHIGNTGANAEDMESRTVWVRGYAVREASRVASNWRSEQSLDDLLVGSEVVGISGIDTRMLTRILREHGSMRGGIFSGSALEDASEQQLLERIQAEPAMEGASFVEEVTIPQPVVLEPEGEAIGTVAAVDLGIKGATPRNMVARGLRVHLLPATTSLEELLATEPDAVFFSNGPGDPASAEAQVELLRGVLDQGLPFFGICFGNQLLGRALGFGTYKLKYGHRGINQPVLDRETGKVEITAQNHGFAVDVPLEGEHTAPHDGGRYGRVVVSHVGLNDDVVEGIRCLDLPAYSVQYHPEAASGPHEASYLFDRLVDLVRVHRTGTADQTPAASEKKDS is encoded by the coding sequence ATGACCACCACCGCCCCCGACGCCCGCGTCGGCCGCGCGCGCCGCACCCCCGACCCCGCCCTCCTCGTCCTCGAGGACGGCACCGTGCTGCGCGGCGAGGCCTACGGCGCGCGCGGTGCGCGTCTGGGCGAGGTCGTCTTCGCGACCGGCATGACCGGCTACCAGGAGACCCTCACCGACCCCTCCTACGCGGGCCAGATCGTCGTGCAGACGGCGCCGCACATCGGCAACACCGGCGCCAACGCCGAGGACATGGAGTCCCGGACGGTCTGGGTGCGCGGCTACGCCGTGCGCGAGGCCAGCCGCGTCGCCTCGAACTGGCGCAGCGAGCAGAGCCTCGACGACCTGCTGGTGGGCAGCGAGGTCGTCGGCATCTCCGGGATCGACACCCGCATGCTCACGCGCATCCTGCGCGAGCACGGGTCCATGCGCGGGGGCATCTTCTCCGGCAGCGCGCTGGAGGACGCGAGCGAGCAGCAGCTGCTCGAGCGCATCCAGGCCGAGCCCGCCATGGAGGGCGCGAGCTTCGTCGAGGAGGTGACCATCCCGCAGCCCGTGGTCCTCGAGCCCGAGGGCGAGGCGATCGGCACGGTCGCCGCCGTCGACCTCGGCATCAAGGGCGCGACGCCGCGCAACATGGTCGCCCGCGGCCTGCGCGTGCACCTGCTGCCCGCGACGACCTCCCTCGAGGAGCTGCTGGCGACCGAGCCGGACGCGGTGTTCTTCTCGAACGGCCCCGGCGACCCCGCGAGCGCCGAGGCCCAGGTCGAGCTGCTGCGCGGCGTCCTGGACCAGGGCCTGCCCTTCTTCGGGATCTGCTTCGGCAACCAGCTGCTGGGCCGCGCGCTCGGCTTCGGCACGTACAAGCTCAAGTACGGCCACCGCGGGATCAACCAGCCGGTGCTGGACCGCGAGACCGGCAAGGTCGAGATCACCGCCCAGAACCACGGCTTCGCCGTCGACGTCCCGCTCGAGGGCGAGCACACCGCTCCGCACGACGGCGGCCGCTACGGCCGGGTCGTCGTCTCCCACGTGGGCCTGAACGACGACGTGGTCGAGGGCATCCGCTGCCTCGACCTGCCCGCCTACTCCGTGCAGTACCACCCCGAGGCCGCGTCGGGCCCGCACGAGGCCTCCTACCTGTTCGACCGCCTCGTCGACCTCGTGCGCGTGCACCGCACCGGCACGGCCGACCAGACCCCCGCCGCCTCCGAGAAGAAGGACTCCTGA
- a CDS encoding aspartate carbamoyltransferase catalytic subunit encodes MKHLTGIGDLDRASAIELLDTSTRMVATQERQMRKLPTLVGTTVVNLFMEDSTRTRISFEAAAKRLSADVINFSAKGSSISKGESLKDTALTLRAMGADAVVVRAPASGAAHKLAHSGWIDVPIVNAGDGTHQHPTQALLDSFTLRRHLGGEQRAGERSGSVDGKGLDGLHVVIVGDIMHSRVARSNVQLMTLLGARVTLVAPPSLVPVGADVWPCDVLYDLDEAIALAPDAVMMLRVQRERMLGGGYFPSAAEYTRRLQLTQERADRLPDHAIVMHPGPMNRGFEIAGGVADGPRSVIVEQVAAGVSVRMAVLFHLLASNAREES; translated from the coding sequence ATGAAGCACCTGACCGGCATCGGCGACCTGGACCGCGCCTCCGCGATCGAGCTGCTGGACACCTCGACCCGCATGGTCGCCACCCAGGAGCGGCAGATGCGCAAGCTGCCCACCCTCGTCGGCACCACCGTGGTGAACCTCTTCATGGAGGACTCCACCCGCACCCGCATCAGCTTCGAGGCCGCCGCGAAGCGCCTCTCGGCCGACGTCATCAACTTCTCCGCCAAGGGATCGAGCATCTCCAAGGGGGAGTCGCTCAAGGACACCGCGCTGACCCTGCGCGCGATGGGGGCCGACGCCGTGGTGGTGCGCGCTCCCGCTTCGGGCGCGGCGCACAAGCTCGCGCACTCCGGCTGGATCGACGTCCCGATCGTCAACGCCGGCGACGGCACGCACCAGCACCCCACCCAGGCGCTCCTGGACTCCTTCACCCTGCGCCGCCATCTGGGCGGGGAGCAGAGGGCCGGGGAGCGCTCGGGCAGCGTCGATGGGAAGGGCCTGGACGGCCTGCACGTGGTGATCGTCGGCGACATCATGCATTCGCGCGTCGCGCGCTCGAACGTGCAGCTGATGACGCTGCTCGGCGCGCGTGTCACGCTCGTCGCGCCGCCCTCGCTGGTCCCCGTGGGGGCCGACGTCTGGCCCTGCGACGTTCTCTACGACCTCGACGAGGCGATCGCCCTGGCCCCCGATGCCGTGATGATGCTGCGCGTCCAGCGCGAGCGCATGCTCGGCGGCGGCTACTTCCCGAGCGCTGCCGAGTACACCCGGCGCCTGCAGCTCACGCAGGAGCGTGCCGACCGCCTGCCCGATCACGCGATCGTCATGCACCCCGGCCCGATGAACCGCGGCTTCGAGATCGCCGGGGGAGTGGCCGACGGTCCCCGCAGCGTGATCGTCGAGCAGGTCGCGGCGGGCGTGAGCGTCCGCATGGCCGTGCTCTTCCACCTGCTGGCCTCCAACGCGAGGGAGGAATCATGA
- the pyrR gene encoding bifunctional pyr operon transcriptional regulator/uracil phosphoribosyltransferase PyrR: MTADRPGPTAPGSEKTVLDQDDISRSLTRIAHEIIETGHGADDLVLLGIPHRGVPLARRIAAIIAEAEGAGRDPDSLAGALDITLYRDDLRRSPARLPHPTHIPSGGIDGKVVVLVDDVLYSGRTVRAALDALSAIGRPAVVRLAVLVDRGHRELPIRADHVGKNLPTSRSERVGVLLTETDGEDAVRISHPASPEDEGARR; the protein is encoded by the coding sequence ATGACCGCAGATCGACCGGGCCCCACTGCGCCCGGGAGCGAGAAGACCGTCCTGGATCAGGACGACATCTCCCGCTCCCTCACGCGCATCGCCCACGAGATCATCGAGACCGGCCACGGGGCCGACGACCTCGTGCTGCTGGGCATCCCGCATCGCGGCGTCCCCCTCGCGCGGCGCATCGCCGCCATCATCGCCGAGGCCGAGGGCGCGGGACGCGACCCGGACTCCCTGGCCGGCGCCCTGGACATCACCCTGTACCGGGACGACCTGCGCCGCAGCCCCGCGCGGCTGCCGCACCCCACGCACATCCCCTCCGGCGGGATCGACGGGAAGGTCGTCGTCCTCGTCGACGACGTCCTCTACTCCGGGCGCACCGTGCGCGCCGCCCTCGACGCTCTCTCCGCGATCGGCCGGCCCGCCGTCGTGCGCCTCGCGGTCCTCGTGGACCGCGGCCACCGCGAGCTGCCGATCCGCGCCGACCACGTCGGCAAGAACCTCCCCACCTCCCGCAGCGAGCGCGTGGGCGTGCTGCTCACGGAGACCGACGGCGAGGACGCGGTGAGGATCTCCCACCCCGCGTCCCCCGAGGACGAGGGGGCGCGGCGATGA
- a CDS encoding dihydroorotase — protein sequence MTPTTASAADAATTAAAAAALLIRGGRPYGEDVADVLVEDGTITAVGPDLSAPEGVEVVDAEGCIVLPGLVDLHTHLREPGGEEAETVETGTRAAARGGFTAVHAMANTTPVADTAGVVEQVLQRGEDAAWCAVHPIGAVTVGLGGERLAELDAMAGSRARVRVFSDDGKCVSDPVLMRRALEYVKTFDGVIAQHAQDPRLTEGAQMHEGRVSAEIGLTGWPSVAEESIIARDVLLAEHVGSRLHVCHLSTAGSVEIVRWAKQRGVDVTAEVTPHHLLLTDEEARGYDAVYKVNPPLRTQADVEAVREGLADGTIDIVATDHAPHPADAKDREWDTAAFGMTGLETALGIVQQTMVDTGVLSWRDVARVLSETPARIARDVDQGRPLAAGEVAHVLVWDPRPAAEVDPEEHASRGRNSPVAGRTLPGRNRLTLLAGRPTVRDSRLAEH from the coding sequence ATGACCCCCACCACCGCTTCCGCCGCCGATGCCGCGACCACCGCCGCCGCCGCAGCCGCACTGCTGATTCGCGGCGGCCGCCCCTACGGCGAGGACGTCGCCGACGTCCTGGTCGAGGACGGGACGATCACCGCCGTCGGCCCCGACCTCTCCGCCCCCGAGGGCGTCGAGGTCGTCGACGCCGAGGGCTGCATCGTCCTGCCCGGCCTCGTCGACCTGCACACGCATCTGCGCGAGCCCGGCGGCGAGGAGGCCGAGACCGTCGAGACCGGCACCCGCGCCGCGGCCCGCGGCGGCTTCACCGCCGTGCACGCGATGGCCAACACGACGCCCGTCGCGGACACCGCGGGCGTCGTCGAGCAGGTCCTCCAGCGCGGGGAGGACGCCGCCTGGTGCGCCGTCCACCCGATCGGCGCCGTCACCGTGGGGCTGGGAGGGGAGCGCCTCGCCGAGCTCGACGCGATGGCGGGCTCCCGCGCCCGGGTGCGCGTGTTCAGCGACGACGGCAAGTGCGTCTCCGACCCGGTGCTCATGCGCCGCGCCCTGGAGTACGTGAAGACCTTCGACGGCGTCATCGCCCAGCACGCGCAGGACCCGCGACTGACCGAGGGCGCGCAGATGCACGAGGGCCGCGTCTCCGCCGAGATCGGCCTCACCGGCTGGCCCAGCGTCGCCGAGGAGTCGATCATCGCCCGCGACGTGCTGCTGGCCGAGCACGTCGGCTCGCGCCTGCACGTCTGCCACCTCTCGACCGCCGGCAGCGTCGAGATCGTCCGCTGGGCCAAGCAGCGCGGCGTGGACGTGACCGCAGAGGTCACCCCGCACCACCTGCTGCTCACCGACGAGGAGGCGCGCGGCTACGACGCGGTGTACAAGGTGAACCCGCCGCTTCGCACGCAGGCCGACGTCGAGGCCGTGCGCGAGGGACTGGCCGACGGCACGATCGACATCGTCGCGACGGACCACGCCCCGCACCCGGCCGATGCCAAGGACCGCGAGTGGGACACCGCCGCGTTCGGCATGACGGGCCTGGAGACCGCGCTCGGGATCGTCCAGCAGACGATGGTCGACACCGGGGTCCTGAGCTGGCGGGATGTGGCGCGGGTGCTCTCGGAGACCCCCGCCCGGATCGCCCGTGACGTCGACCAGGGTCGCCCTCTCGCGGCCGGCGAGGTCGCCCACGTGCTGGTGTGGGATCCGCGGCCGGCCGCCGAGGTCGACCCCGAGGAGCACGCCTCCCGCGGACGGAACTCGCCCGTGGCGGGCCGCACCCTGCCCGGACGCAACCGGCTCACCCTGCTCGCGGGCCGCCCCACGGTGCGGGACTCCCGCCTCGCGGAGCACTGA
- the nusB gene encoding transcription antitermination factor NusB → MQDPLSLPLPGREGEEVELLETHPANPKRLTSRSRERVRAIDVVFEADARERDLGDVLAERRLRTAAQTALPERSAHLVELVAAHREEIDEQLSTHSRDWPLHRMPAVDRAILRTGAAEILHDTPADGVGPVIGEYATIARELSTEDSPRFVNGLLQRIGEMRDLLG, encoded by the coding sequence GTGCAGGATCCGCTGAGTCTTCCCCTGCCCGGTCGCGAGGGCGAGGAGGTCGAGCTGCTGGAGACGCATCCCGCTAACCCCAAGCGCCTGACCTCCCGCTCCCGCGAGCGGGTGCGGGCGATCGACGTCGTCTTCGAGGCCGACGCCCGCGAGCGCGACCTGGGCGATGTGCTCGCCGAGCGGCGGCTGCGCACGGCGGCCCAGACCGCCCTTCCCGAGCGCTCCGCGCACCTGGTCGAGCTCGTCGCCGCGCACCGCGAGGAGATCGACGAGCAGCTCTCGACCCACAGCCGCGACTGGCCCCTGCACCGCATGCCCGCCGTGGACCGCGCGATCCTGCGCACCGGTGCCGCGGAGATCCTCCACGACACTCCGGCCGACGGCGTCGGCCCCGTGATCGGCGAGTACGCGACGATCGCGCGCGAGCTGTCCACCGAGGACTCCCCGCGCTTCGTCAACGGCCTCCTGCAGCGCATCGGCGAGATGCGTGACCTGCTGGGCTGA
- a CDS encoding MarR family transcriptional regulator, protein MFVLTVDQHDSRRTTDRVPELIAALHDVPLRLRPERTAGDEVQMLADSADPVLACVLRMLELGGWSVGVGIGPVELPLPASVREGRGDAFIAARRAVESARRTSSIPVSVRTADPRQREQTEELQALLRLVGREVTSRKPGQWRVVHAMREDPSATQAQIAERLEVTQQTVSRAFTTSGWREEQAVHPLVRRLLAMLDLTSDRSMDRPGHLP, encoded by the coding sequence ATGTTCGTCCTCACCGTCGACCAGCACGACAGCCGGCGCACCACCGATCGCGTGCCCGAGCTGATCGCTGCCCTGCACGACGTGCCCCTCCGTCTGCGTCCCGAGCGGACGGCGGGCGACGAGGTGCAGATGCTCGCCGACTCGGCCGACCCGGTGCTCGCCTGCGTGCTGCGCATGCTCGAGCTCGGCGGCTGGAGCGTGGGAGTGGGCATCGGACCCGTCGAGCTCCCGCTGCCGGCCTCCGTGCGCGAAGGGCGCGGAGACGCCTTCATCGCCGCGCGCCGGGCGGTGGAGAGCGCGCGGCGCACCAGCTCGATCCCCGTGAGCGTGCGCACCGCCGATCCCCGTCAGCGGGAGCAGACCGAGGAGCTTCAGGCGCTGCTGCGTCTGGTCGGACGCGAGGTCACCTCCCGCAAGCCCGGGCAGTGGCGCGTGGTCCACGCGATGCGCGAGGACCCGTCGGCCACGCAGGCGCAGATCGCGGAGCGCCTCGAGGTGACCCAGCAGACCGTCTCCCGGGCCTTCACCACGAGCGGCTGGCGCGAGGAGCAGGCCGTGCACCCGCTGGTGCGGCGCCTGCTCGCGATGCTCGACCTCACGTCGGACCGCTCGATGGACCGTCCGGGCCATCTGCCATGA
- the efp gene encoding elongation factor P, producing MATTNDLKNGIVLNLDNQLWQVVEFQHVKPGKGPAFVRTKIKNVLSGKTVDKTFNAGVKVETATVDKRDMQYSYLDGDLYVFMDTSTWEQTNVPGDVVGDAKDFLLEGADVVVAFHDEKVLYVELPASVVLEITHTEPGLQGDRSSGGTKPATLETGREIQVPLFLEQGTKVKVDTRSGDYLGRA from the coding sequence ATGGCGACGACCAACGACCTCAAGAACGGCATCGTGCTGAACCTGGATAACCAGCTCTGGCAGGTCGTCGAGTTCCAGCACGTGAAGCCGGGCAAGGGCCCCGCCTTCGTGCGCACCAAGATCAAGAACGTGCTGTCGGGCAAGACGGTCGACAAGACCTTCAACGCCGGCGTGAAGGTGGAGACCGCGACGGTCGACAAGCGCGACATGCAGTACTCGTACCTCGACGGCGACCTCTACGTCTTCATGGACACCTCCACCTGGGAGCAGACCAACGTCCCCGGCGACGTCGTCGGCGATGCCAAGGACTTCCTGCTCGAGGGCGCCGACGTCGTGGTCGCCTTCCACGACGAGAAGGTGCTCTACGTCGAGCTGCCCGCGAGCGTCGTGCTGGAGATCACGCACACCGAGCCCGGCCTGCAGGGCGACCGCTCCTCCGGCGGGACCAAGCCGGCCACCCTCGAGACCGGCCGCGAGATCCAGGTGCCGCTGTTCCTCGAGCAGGGCACCAAGGTCAAGGTCGACACCCGCTCCGGCGACTACCTCGGGCGCGCCTGA
- a CDS encoding non-heme iron oxygenase ferredoxin subunit, translating into MSDSFVPVARLTDLAPGEALGLEVSGLEIALVRDEDGGVHALADICSHDDVALSDGDVEGCTLECWKHGSQFDLVTGRPLQLPAVRPVPVYPVRVDADGQIAVDPEHALTGSAG; encoded by the coding sequence ATGAGCGACTCCTTCGTCCCCGTCGCGCGCCTCACGGACCTCGCCCCCGGCGAAGCCCTGGGCCTCGAGGTCTCCGGCCTCGAGATCGCCCTGGTGCGCGACGAGGACGGGGGAGTGCACGCCCTCGCGGACATCTGCTCCCACGACGACGTCGCGCTGTCCGACGGCGACGTCGAGGGATGCACGCTGGAGTGCTGGAAGCACGGGAGCCAGTTCGACCTGGTGACCGGACGCCCCCTCCAGCTGCCCGCCGTCCGTCCCGTCCCCGTCTATCCCGTCCGCGTCGACGCGGACGGCCAGATCGCCGTCGACCCCGAGCACGCGCTCACCGGGTCCGCGGGCTGA
- a CDS encoding ABC-F family ATP-binding cassette domain-containing protein, giving the protein MITVSDLEIRMGARLLMSGVSFQVTAGDRIGLVGRNGAGKTTLTKVLSGTMQPTEGRVEVSGELGYLPQDTHTGDPDQLVIARILSARGLDDIMQRLHRAELDMADMTISDAKREKAMDRYVRIDAELTSRGGYAAESEARRMAANLGLPDRLLEQGLGTLSGGQRRRVELARILFSQADTMILDEPTNHLDADSIIWLRDYLMTYKGGLIVISHDVQLVEQVVNKVFYLDANRGAIDIYNMGWKLYLRQREDDEKRRRRERQNAEKKATQLTAQAEKMRAKATKAVAAQNMLRRAERMLDGVEGERQQDRVASLRFPKPASCGKTPLMAEDLSKSYGSLEIFTGVDLAIDRGSRVVVLGLNGAGKTTLLRVLAGVDESDTGRIIPGHGLRVGYYAQEHETLDPDRTVLENMMTAAIELPEVEARKILGSFLFSGDDVHKPAGVLSGGEKTRLALATLVVSSANVLLLDEPTNNLDPASREEILGALAAFEGAVILVSHDPGAVRALSPERVLVMPDAVEDLWNQSYEELIELA; this is encoded by the coding sequence GTGATCACCGTCTCCGACCTCGAGATCCGCATGGGAGCGCGGCTGCTCATGAGCGGAGTGTCCTTCCAGGTGACCGCGGGCGACCGCATCGGTCTCGTCGGCCGCAACGGCGCCGGCAAGACCACCCTCACCAAGGTCCTCTCCGGCACCATGCAGCCCACCGAGGGGCGCGTCGAGGTGAGCGGGGAGCTCGGCTACCTGCCGCAGGACACCCACACCGGCGATCCCGATCAGCTGGTGATCGCCCGCATCCTCTCCGCCCGCGGCCTCGACGACATCATGCAGCGCCTCCACCGGGCCGAGCTCGACATGGCCGACATGACCATCTCCGACGCCAAGCGCGAGAAGGCCATGGATCGCTACGTGCGGATCGACGCCGAGCTCACCTCGCGCGGCGGTTACGCCGCGGAGTCCGAGGCCCGCCGGATGGCGGCGAACCTGGGCCTCCCGGACCGCCTGCTCGAGCAGGGCCTCGGCACGCTCTCGGGCGGCCAGCGCCGTCGCGTCGAGCTCGCGAGGATCCTGTTCTCCCAGGCGGACACGATGATCCTCGACGAGCCGACGAACCACCTCGACGCCGACTCGATCATCTGGCTGCGCGACTACCTCATGACCTACAAGGGCGGGCTGATCGTCATCAGCCACGACGTGCAGCTCGTCGAGCAGGTCGTGAACAAGGTCTTCTACCTCGACGCGAACCGCGGCGCGATCGACATCTACAACATGGGCTGGAAGCTCTACCTGCGTCAGCGCGAGGACGACGAGAAGCGGCGCCGGCGCGAGCGGCAGAACGCGGAGAAGAAGGCCACCCAGCTCACCGCGCAGGCGGAGAAGATGCGCGCGAAGGCCACCAAGGCCGTCGCCGCCCAGAACATGCTGCGGCGCGCCGAGCGCATGCTCGACGGCGTCGAGGGGGAGCGTCAGCAGGACCGCGTCGCCTCGCTGCGCTTCCCGAAGCCGGCCTCCTGCGGGAAGACCCCGCTGATGGCGGAGGACCTCTCCAAGTCCTACGGGAGCCTGGAGATCTTCACCGGGGTCGATCTCGCGATCGACCGCGGCAGCCGCGTCGTCGTCCTGGGGCTGAACGGCGCGGGCAAGACCACGCTGCTGCGGGTGCTCGCCGGCGTCGACGAGTCCGACACCGGCCGCATCATCCCGGGCCACGGCCTGCGCGTCGGCTACTACGCGCAGGAGCACGAGACGCTCGACCCGGACCGCACGGTGCTCGAGAACATGATGACGGCCGCCATCGAGCTGCCCGAGGTCGAGGCCCGCAAGATCCTCGGCTCGTTCCTGTTCAGCGGGGACGACGTGCACAAGCCAGCGGGCGTGCTCTCGGGCGGGGAGAAGACCAGGCTCGCCCTGGCCACGCTCGTGGTGTCGAGCGCGAACGTGCTGCTCCTGGACGAGCCGACGAACAACCTCGACCCCGCGAGCCGCGAGGAGATCCTCGGCGCGCTCGCGGCCTTCGAGGGCGCCGTCATCCTGGTCTCCCACGACCCGGGCGCCGTCCGCGCGCTCTCGCCCGAGCGCGTGCTGGTGATGCCCGACGCGGTCGAGGACCTGTGGAACCAGAGCTACGAGGAGCTCATCGAGCTCGCCTGA